Part of the Drosophila santomea strain STO CAGO 1482 chromosome 2L, Prin_Dsan_1.1, whole genome shotgun sequence genome is shown below.
AAATCACCAAACACAGCCAAACCATCGCCAACAATGACGGACTACCTGTCGCTGCACTCGCGACTCGCCCAGGTGGGCCAGGAGCACCTGCTCAAGTTCTGGCCGGAGCTCTCAAATGACGAACGCATCGATCTGGTGCGTGACATCGAGGAGCTGAATCTGGACGAGATCAAGCTGTACTTCGACCGCGCCACGGTCTCAATGAACGAGAATGGCATCAAGCTGGACGATCGCCTGCAGCCGCTGCCCGATGGCAAACTGATCTCCATTGCCAGGGCGCCGCTGGAGAAGTTGGCCGCCTACCGGGATGAGGGTCTCCTCCAGATCAGCAACGGACATGTCGCTGTGTTGCTAATGGCAGGCGGACAAGGTAAGCTACAGTTCCTCTACCGTAAAGGGAGCTAACCGAAAACAGAATATCCATATCATTGGGGAATTAGTACACCTGTGTTTAGTTGGCAGCGTATTTAAGTCAATAGTGTTATTATTTGACACACTTGAAGTGGGACAGACCTGTGTGGGTCCAGTTGGTAATTTTAAATGAcatatatatagggtgttttttttagaggtatagaactttaaattgcaataaaacaacgatggattattcgattgacatgaattttattgacatgaaagataatcttgtggcattacattttaaatatgatttctggcatatgaccgccacggctggctcggatgtagtccaatctggacgtccaatttgcaatgactttttccaatatttggccgtatatcggcaataacacggcgaatgttgtcttccaaatgtttagcgtttgtggcttatccgcatagaccaatgactttacatagcccacaaaagtagtctagcggtgttaatcacaagatcttggagcTTATGAACAATCTCGTTTGGCCATTCGACGAATTACgcttgcttgatgatcgtttttcaattcttgcacggTTGATTTTAAGCAGCATGACGAATTGCAACAAACtgaataaatcacttgactGTTAATCGtccatcttgaacagtaatgcaTTAAATTATAtctaaaaaaaagttataataaatatatactaatAATATAATCATTGATAGCGAAAACGATAAGGTTATTCGGAAATGaagcatttttgttttgaaatttaacGATATTTGTTATTAGAacaaaatttaagttttaaggCATTTTAATGATATAAAAGCGAGTATGTAGTCGGTATCTGTTATCTGAATCTGTTATGAAAGATGCCTCCTGTGATACCAAACAAGTTGAGATATTTTTATCTTGTCCCAATCGGCCACCCACCGAAAATTGCGCCTTTGCGAGCAGTAAACATAGTGTAAACTGAAGCAAAACACCAACTTGAGCATTGGcagagtgtgtgtgctttaTAAAAGCTAATTAACTTTATATAAAAGTGCTCCATCGCGCTCACAAATACACGCAATCTCAATCAGCTGCCCACTCATGCAGCTGCATTGGAATTGTAATTGCAATTGTAATTCCGTTTGCAAGACAAAAAGCGTATAAAACTTAAAACACGCCAGGCCAGAAACAATTTGAAGCCATTCTTAAAGCCAGTCTTGCCTTTCTCATTTTCATTGTGGCTGGGGCCAGTGCTCTTTCGATTGGAAACATTGAAATGTGGGCGGCATTTGACATTTCCTTACCAGTTTCTCGAGCAAACGCTGGAGTCCAATCACGTAATTGCCTTTTGGGAAGCCAAGAAAAACGGAGTTGTTTGCAGTTGGGGCAGGGCAATGGGACCGGAATAATCAGGTATAGCATTATTTCTTGCACGTTCAAACACAAGAAGAGCCATAAATGGTGGACCTAGATAACGATTGAAGTTCTGAGAATTTCTGGTCGGGAGTGGATGTTCCGTTTGCCGTACCGATAAGCCATAGATTAAATGTAGTCGATCATTTTAAAACCGGTAGTGGAACTGACCTTAAACAAGTCgcttatatacatatatatatgttaaaaAGGCGCAGACAAAAGACAACGGAAAGAGCGCAACGATGGTCGAAAAATAAACTTGTTTTTAAGGTCAGCCGGGTGAGATATAAAAATGCTGCAGTTCTTGTTGTTAAAGGGTGATTAATACATTCAGGAATTGCCATATGGGGGCACTTTATTGGAAGCCTTAGTAATGTATAAACTTTCCACATCACTTATGTACCCAACTAAAGTAGCCGTGTTCTTTTGCAGGCACACGACTTGGTTTCGATCATCCCAAGGGAATGTACGATGTGGGACTGCAGTCCCGGAAGACCCTGTTTCGCATTCAGGCCGAGCGAATCCtgaagctggaggagctcgCCCAAGAGGCGACTGGCAAACGTGGCCACATCACTTGGTACATAATGACGTCGGAGCACACGGTGCAACCCACATACGACTACTTTGTGGCCAACAACTTCTTCGGCCTGAAGGCGGAGAATGTGCTGCTGTTCGAGCAGGGATCACTGCCGTGCTTTGAATACGATGGACGCATCATTCTGGACGAGAAGCATCGGGTGGCGCGCGCACCGGACGGCAACGGGGGTATCTATCGGGCTATGAAACGCCAAGGAATACTGGACGACATGCAGAAGCGGGGTGTATTATATCTGCACGCCCACAGCGTGGACAATATCCTGATCAAGGTGGCCGATCCCGTCTTCATTGGCTACTGCGTGCAGGAGAAGGCTGACTGCGCCGCTAAGGTCGTGGAGAAGGCGGCTCCCAACGAGGCTGTGGGCGTGGTGGCCATTGTCGATGGCAAATATCAGGTGGTGGAGTACAGCGAAATCTCTGCCAAAACTGCCGAGATGCGCAATTCGGACGGCAGGCTGACCTTCAGTGCTGGAAACATATGCAATCACTTCTTCAGCTCGAACTTCCTGCAGAAGATTGGCAGCACATTCGAGCAGGAGCTGAAGCTGCACGTGGCCAAGAAGAAGATTCCCTTCGTGGACAACGCCGGCAAGCGGCTTACACCGGACAAGCCGAACGGTATTAAGATAGAGAAGTTCGTTTTCGACGTCTTCGAGTTCGCCCAGAAGTTCGTGGCCATGGAAGTGCCACGCGACGAAGAGTTCAGCGCCCTGAAGAACTCCGATACAGCTGGCAAGGATTGCCCCAGCACTGCCCGATCGGACCTCCATCGCCTGCACAAGAAGTATATCGAAGGCGCCGGTGGCATTGTGCATGGCGAAGTCTGCGAAATCTCGCCGTTCGTCACCTACGCCGGTGAGAATCTCGCCTCGCACGTTGAGGGCAAGTCGTTCACCAGTCCCTTCTACTTAAGGGACAGCCGCGATCCCTTGCACGGACACCTTTAAACGGGGAGCAGTATCGACGCATAGACTGATGGACGGATGGTAGTCGTTTCGgttatttgtacatttttcgTATACCGTTTCTGAACGTTATGATTCCCAAGTTATAATTAGTGCACGGAAATTCCATAGATTTCAGTACTTAAAGGAGACTTGTAAAAATTTGTTACCTATTGTGTCcgttgtttttttcgttttggaAATAATTGTGCAATCGTAATGTgaatatatacaatatatagaACATGTAATGATATGGATATTTTAATATGTtgtaaaatacaaaaattattagTACGGCCAAGCGACTTGATTTTCACTTCTTTGCGAAtcaacatatatatatagcagaTAAACAGTAGACCAATCCCATGTGTGAGCAGGTGTCGTTTCCTATTGACAAGGTTGTTAAATAGATATCAGGAAAATGTCTTATTGGAACAAATAGTACCCAATGCACTACACagttttattggttttatttaCCTGCAGATGGACTAGGCACATAATAGCAATTGCTGAGCAAACAAGCCTCATTTTCTTGGTAACTCGAGTAGGCAGTTCTAAAGGAACAAGTTACTCAAACCATTTGGGTTTCATTTGGTTAGAAGTTCGTTTGCTTAAGAGTAATCCCCGCTTAGCCCATAAAAAGAATTTGAATTTCGTAGCCGGGGCTAAGAATACAttaaatatgtgtatatgaTTGTGTTACATTCTGGTTTTTATAAATGAGCTACATTTTACTCCGCCAATACTTGAAGGCTTATAACCAGTTCTTATTTGCATTGATTACCGATGGACTAGTTGTAATTTTTGTAGGCTGGCTGATTATAAtactaatttaaaatgaatatcAGTGATTTCCTACCAAAAAGCTTTACTCGCTTAGCTGCTTTctataaaagtttttaatgagttacataattttatttgacCAAAACCTCCACCATATTTATATTGTAGGTTAATATTTGCGccacaataaacaaaaagggTCAACTGCAATCAGACCGTGAATAATTATTAACTGGAACAAAGTTAATAAGAACAACATAATTATGTCGCACGTTTAAATTGTCCGCCAAAGAACTCGAAAGCTCAGCCACACTATTCCGCACTACGGTAACACTTGAAGCGTGACCACTTTTCAAATCGCCGCTGCTGGTATAACGCAAAGCTCGTGAAACGGTCACGCTGGAACGAACTGCAGGCAGTGGGTCGTAAAAATTTTGTTGTTAATCAATAGCAATTAGATAATAAGTGAAATTATGCTCAGACAACTGACACGGTCAATGGGCCTGACCTCGCGGCTGCTCAGGCAGGTCAACTATGGCACAAATGCGCCAGCTGGTACCCACATTCCCGTGACCAAGGCCCTGGAAATCGGGCAATGGGAGGAAAAGCTCAAGGCCGCCGGCGTCGAGGACACGAAGTTCAACGTGAAGTGCATCGTCTCGCATGTCCTGAAGCAGAAATTCGTAAGTATCTAACTTAACTTATGTATCTATCTAACTAACCGAGTTTATCCCACCTAGAATAAGGTTCCGGACTCTTATGACCAGCTGCAGTTGACTCCCGGGCAGCTGGCGGACTTCGAGCGATTCCTGGAGGCCCGCTGTGCCCGCATGCCGCTGCAGCACATCATTGGCGAGTGGGACTTCATGGACATCACACTGAAGACGTCGCCATCGGTCTTTATTCCACGCCCCGAAACGGAGGAGTTTGTGCGCCTAGTGATCGACGAGTATAAGAACGTAAAGCATGTCGACCTTCTGGAGGTGGGCTGTGGATCGGGCGCCATGTCCTTGTCCATGCTGCACAGTCTGCCGCAGGTGCAGGCCACTGCCATCGAGCGGAGCAAGGCGGCCACCGTGCTGGCGGCTGAGAATGCCAAGATGCTGGGCCTGCTCAACCGATTCGAGGTACACAACCACACCATGGAGGAGGACAAGTACATGCCGGAGGTGCTGAAGGACAAGAAGTACGACTTGATCATCTCCAATCCTCCCTATGTGAAAACGGAGGAGTTTCAGTTCCTCCATCCTGAAGTGGTGGTGTAAGTGGAGttataccaaaaaaaatacagtGCACTGATCATATTTTCTATTTCGCAGCTATGAGAACCTAAATGCCCTGGACGGTGGTTCCGATGGATTGAGAGTGGCTCGACTGGTCTTCGACTTGGCTTGTCGGCACCTGCGTCCGGGTGGTAAGCTCTGGCTGGAACTAGGCAACGACCACCCGCCGCTGGTCAAGACCATCATGAATCTAAAATACGAGGGCCGGCTCAAGTTCATTGCCAGCTACAATGACCAGTATAAGCGCGAGAGATTCGTCCAGATCGAGAAGGTCTAAACGGTGTTACCCCATAGAGAGGACGGGACGATATGACTTAGACAATGCAATTAGCTATTACGTTGCCCATGCATTTAGCTGTGATTTGATTTAAGACCACAATACCTACACGCTGCCCACAGACTCACCTATATAAACAGAATATATAGCGCTATTAATCCTTAAGCTTCGTCTCTGAATCTTTTAGCAACAGCCGCAGGCGGTATTACTTCATAAATGTGCCTGCATAAATTACACAATGCAATTAGCTGTATCGTTGGTCGTGAATTTAGCTGTTTGATTTATGACCATATAAGTAAAAGTATTCATATTCAACAGCGAATTTTGTGATCGTTGATCTTATAGTATTTTGTGATCGTTGATCTTATAGTAATGCTTAGAGCATTACAATGGTAACAGAATTATAAAGATCAATAGGCTAAAAGTGCAATGTGCATATGATAACTAGGCacagatttaagcaattacgATATGATTTATAACCAGAGGCTTACTGCCATAATTGGTGGCAtcattttaaatcattttatgCAGTTTCATGATTATGTCAGATTGAGTATAATGCTGTTTAATCAACTGCATGTATTTTATATCTAACCCTTTTTCcaagatatatacatatgtatatcagCATACATATGTGTCTGCGTGTAATAGAAAAGTCAGGATACTTCACGAATATGACCACGTTAATTATATAGATTCATCTTAAAGTTACTGATTATGAAAACAGGGATACACGTCCACTGCGATTACCATAATCATGCATCCAAGTGCATGAATCCCCAGACTTGGCGTCTGAATCTCGGAAAGCTTTAAGCTGTGGAGCGGATGAAAGCTCCGGCAGACGGGCTGCGGCTGGGAGCAACAAGTGGCCCCATCCAACCCATCCGCTCAGTTGGAAGTGGAAACTCGCGCCGGACGAGTCAGCGGAATCCGGGTGCGCGAGTGGAAGGCGGATTTAGATTGTCGTGGCTCTTTAATTCAATTGACGATTTCGCGCTGCGATCTTCTTCGTGTCGCTGGTGTGTGTTGTTTCACTTTCAAGTATGTGCACAccatgcatacatatatttataatatataattaacaAAAGGCTAAATCATAATTAAGGGCTACGTTTTAACAAAAATCACAATGAGCAgtactcaaaaaaaaaaaaaaaaaaaaaaaaaaaaaaaaaaaaaaaaaaaaaaaaaaaaaataaataaaaaaataaaaaattaaatatataattaacaAAATGGCTAAATATAATTAAGTGGCTACGTTTCATAGCTGCTAAATCAAAAAACACGTTAAACATGAAATGGgtttaaaaaacttaaataaatttgcgtttatacatatgtatgagcAGATTTGGGTAAATGAATGAATGTAAccacgtacatatgtatgtatatacatatgtacaacCAAACTCCGTTTTGAAGGCGCTTTGGATTTGGATTGGAAACTTTTAGAAACCGATTAGTCCGATCGTGACattatttaatgcatttgtccgcaagtgtgtgtgtgtgcgagtgtatgtgtgcgtgagtgCGTGCGTGCGTAAACATAAATACTGAATTGAATATATTGAATACCGCCGCCGAATCGAGTTCAAACTTGCGTTCTTTTCGCCGACTGGTTTTCCGGCGAGGCTGCTTTTATCGCCTTGCGTTTGTAATTTTAGCAcactttcaatatttattgtcGGTTCACCGCTCTCCTTCtcaaaaaatgcgaaaacaaTGTGAGCAAACAAGATTCGGCAACGATTATTCAGCTCGCCGCGCTGTGCAAATAAGAGTAACCACGAAACCATAGTGACAATACATAAATGTACTTgcatacgtatgtacatatatacatatatacatagcTGGTAGTTGCTCCTTTGGCGTTAGCAACTTGCAACACCGACTTGCAGCATCAAGCAGCCGATGAGCGAAAGTTTTTGCCCAGTCGCACGCCGGTTATGTTAACAAGTGTGACTGGCTGTTCCTCCCCGCATTTCCATTCATCATCCGCACCGTGTGCCAAGCCACTGCGATTCCAAATGCGAATCCGATTCCGAATTCGGAATCCGCGGAGCTGTGAACGTCGTTTTGGCGACCTGCAGGCTAAGCAAGCGATTTAAATGCTACCGCTCACATGGCACAAGGTTGCATCCGCAGACAGCAGCGGCCAAGATAGTAGCACTAACGGATATTCATACTGAGATTCAGAAAGAGAGTACTTTCATTCAGTTTAAAATTCAGTTTCATAtgatatttgatatttgttCCAAAGCTAAACGGAAATGGTAAATAGTGATCCTAAGTGATCTTATATTTCAGTGGTGCAGTCACTgttttattttagcatttctAAGATAAACTTACTATTACCGTACAAATCCCATCCATTCCTAGTGCTATTTTCTTGCGCCCCACTGTGCGGTGTGTACAGTGCGAGACGTCTGACAGAACGGAGTGAAAATCAAGATAGTCGTTATCTAGTTTAGATGGCCTTTCGCAGCCGGGGTACTGGGACTGGGAAacattgaaatgcaaatacgCCGCCTCGGTAGTTTCTTTGTGTGTCAAACATTGTGTGGAGATGGATAACCCGGCTTAGACACTGAACTGATCGATCGGTGTGTGAGCCATGGCGTACTTACCTGCCACTTACCCGGTGTACTTACCACTTTCCCACACATTTCAATCGCTCCAGCCAAGTGCCACCACCTGTGCGAGCCCATGGAATACACAAGGATGAGCTGGGCAAACGAAAGTTAGTTGCGATCGCGTGAAAAGGGAAACCAGACACAGACAGTCAGATTTGTAGTGCTGCTCACGTCGCGGCATCGGATACAAAGTCTACATGTGGCACAACGACAGCATCGGCCAGTAATTTAAATGCTACGCGGCAGCAATTGAAGAGCCAGCAATTAACAAAGACAACtgcagatatacatatatatatatatagatagtTAGCTCCTGCAACAAAATGAAGAACCGCCAGCGAACGCGCCGAATATCGCTAAATGAAAACCACAACAAATACATGGGCAGCGCCGGCATCGATGTACAAATAGTTACCAATACAAAAGAGCCCAATCAagtcaatttaaattcatcGTCAAAGCTGCTGGCAACTACAGCCACGACGACCTCAGCGGAGGCTGCTCTGCCCGCTTCGCTTCCACTTGCTCCGATAGCGCAGCAACAAacccatccccatctccatccccatcccaaTCCCCATCTCCACCAGCAATACCAGCAACACCAGCTGATTATACCGCCCTCAACGATGACGGGCAAGTATCATCCAGCGCACGCCAAGCTGCGAAGATGCAAATCGACACCGAGTCTCAATTGCGATGCCATGGCGGAGGAGCCCATGGAGGAGAACGAGCACCATCGCATTTCCCCTTGCTCACGTAATCCCGCCTTGGAGGCTcagcaaatgcagcagcatGCAGCACAACCATCGCGTATCAGCAGCAGTGAcggcagctgcaacagcaacaagtgcagcagcaacattaaCATCAACATCAGCGGTGCCCAGCCAACAACTCCGGACTCATTGCGCTTCGGATGCGCCCACTACAAGCGGCGGGCCATGTTCGTGGTAAGTGCAGCAAGGAGTCCAAATCCAATCATATCAGCTATGCGTATTAACTTATGTTAAGGAAAAGCCACACTAGACGTTCATATATGGAAAATCTTGCAAAACTATGCACTTGAACTTGTTTGATTCACTGTAGTATatcaataaaaactgaaaagaaCCATTTTATCTAGGATTTTTCTAGTTTATGCAGAGTAGATAGACCAAAAACCATATTGTACTAAAGTAAATTTGAAGTTCTGTACCAGTTTTTAAgttgtaaaataaatgttcGTAGAATGACTAGACAGATCCAATCAGTATCCATAGCAGTATAAGGTGTATAAAGTTGATTTTATCAAACCTCAAGTTTTAACCCAGTCAACTGAGACCAtgttatggcgaaaacgccgattgaaaatatccgattttttaaaaaatttttttttc
Proteins encoded:
- the LOC120456241 gene encoding UDP-N-acetylhexosamine pyrophosphorylase-like protein 1 isoform X1, which translates into the protein MGRNNFSSQHQQTHVRRHRNAGGATEKSPNTAKPSPTMTDYLSLHSRLAQVGQEHLLKFWPELSNDERIDLVRDIEELNLDEIKLYFDRATVSMNENGIKLDDRLQPLPDGKLISIARAPLEKLAAYRDEGLLQISNGHVAVLLMAGGQGTRLGFDHPKGMYDVGLQSRKTLFRIQAERILKLEELAQEATGKRGHITWYIMTSEHTVQPTYDYFVANNFFGLKAENVLLFEQGSLPCFEYDGRIILDEKHRVARAPDGNGGIYRAMKRQGILDDMQKRGVLYLHAHSVDNILIKVADPVFIGYCVQEKADCAAKVVEKAAPNEAVGVVAIVDGKYQVVEYSEISAKTAEMRNSDGRLTFSAGNICNHFFSSNFLQKIGSTFEQELKLHVAKKKIPFVDNAGKRLTPDKPNGIKIEKFVFDVFEFAQKFVAMEVPRDEEFSALKNSDTAGKDCPSTARSDLHRLHKKYIEGAGGIVHGEVCEISPFVTYAGENLASHVEGKSFTSPFYLRDSRDPLHGHL
- the LOC120456241 gene encoding UDP-N-acetylhexosamine pyrophosphorylase isoform X2, producing the protein MTDYLSLHSRLAQVGQEHLLKFWPELSNDERIDLVRDIEELNLDEIKLYFDRATVSMNENGIKLDDRLQPLPDGKLISIARAPLEKLAAYRDEGLLQISNGHVAVLLMAGGQGTRLGFDHPKGMYDVGLQSRKTLFRIQAERILKLEELAQEATGKRGHITWYIMTSEHTVQPTYDYFVANNFFGLKAENVLLFEQGSLPCFEYDGRIILDEKHRVARAPDGNGGIYRAMKRQGILDDMQKRGVLYLHAHSVDNILIKVADPVFIGYCVQEKADCAAKVVEKAAPNEAVGVVAIVDGKYQVVEYSEISAKTAEMRNSDGRLTFSAGNICNHFFSSNFLQKIGSTFEQELKLHVAKKKIPFVDNAGKRLTPDKPNGIKIEKFVFDVFEFAQKFVAMEVPRDEEFSALKNSDTAGKDCPSTARSDLHRLHKKYIEGAGGIVHGEVCEISPFVTYAGENLASHVEGKSFTSPFYLRDSRDPLHGHL
- the LOC120458676 gene encoding MTRF1L release factor glutamine methyltransferase, which translates into the protein MLRQLTRSMGLTSRLLRQVNYGTNAPAGTHIPVTKALEIGQWEEKLKAAGVEDTKFNVKCIVSHVLKQKFNKVPDSYDQLQLTPGQLADFERFLEARCARMPLQHIIGEWDFMDITLKTSPSVFIPRPETEEFVRLVIDEYKNVKHVDLLEVGCGSGAMSLSMLHSLPQVQATAIERSKAATVLAAENAKMLGLLNRFEVHNHTMEEDKYMPEVLKDKKYDLIISNPPYVKTEEFQFLHPEVVVYENLNALDGGSDGLRVARLVFDLACRHLRPGGKLWLELGNDHPPLVKTIMNLKYEGRLKFIASYNDQYKRERFVQIEKV
- the LOC120452222 gene encoding uncharacterized protein LOC120452222 isoform X1, producing the protein MKAPADGLRLGATSGPIQPIRSVGSGNSRRTSQRNPGARVEGGFRLSWLFNSIDDFALRSSSCRWCVLFHFQIVSSCNKMKNRQRTRRISLNENHNKYMGSAGIDVQIVTNTKEPNQVNLNSSSKLLATTATTTSAEAALPASLPLAPIAQQQTHPHLHPHPNPHLHQQYQQHQLIIPPSTMTGKYHPAHAKLRRCKSTPSLNCDAMAEEPMEENEHHRISPCSRNPALEAQQMQQHAAQPSRISSSDGSCNSNKCSSNININISGAQPTTPDSLRFGCAHYKRRAMFVTPCCNKFYKCRFCHDENETHHFDRKTLTELICSECNTRQTVREQCVNCGVRFGKYTCLICNLFDDADKQQYHCHGCGICRIGGAENFFHCEVCNMCLPIQLKIDGHRCVENISRSHCPVCLGDIHTSRIPCHIPDCGHLLHKMCFDQLLASGHYTCPTCQTSLIDMTALWEYLDDQAERMPVPLKYENQRVHIFCNDCHKTSKTKFHFIGLKCVHCGAYNTTQDVKRRLSLVTDEPSSA